From Actinomycetota bacterium, one genomic window encodes:
- a CDS encoding ABC transporter ATP-binding protein: MEEIVSLGEEADPRNTPPCAEEGYGKADGRVVEPRGKDLIVFEKVSKVYHLGEVEVAALRDVDLVVREGEFIVILGPSGSGKTTLLNLIGGMDTVTSGRLTVNGRDISGLDTRGLTDYRRTQIGFIFQFFNLIPTLTALENVEFALDLVSQNERGKAREALEMVGLAARADHFPSQLSGGEQQRVAIARAICKDPPILLCDEPTGELDYETGKNVLGVMQRINREKGQTIILVTHNSAIAEMAHRVVRLHSGEIAEIVEVENPRDAGELVW, from the coding sequence ATGGAGGAGATCGTCTCGTTGGGTGAAGAGGCTGACCCGCGGAACACGCCACCGTGCGCGGAAGAAGGGTACGGGAAGGCGGACGGGAGGGTCGTGGAGCCGAGAGGGAAGGACCTCATCGTCTTTGAGAAGGTGAGCAAGGTCTACCACCTGGGCGAGGTCGAGGTGGCCGCCCTGCGAGACGTGGACCTGGTGGTGAGGGAAGGGGAGTTCATCGTCATCCTGGGGCCGAGCGGTTCCGGCAAGACCACGCTCCTGAACCTCATCGGCGGCATGGACACCGTCACCAGCGGCAGGTTGACCGTAAACGGACGGGACATCTCCGGCCTTGACACCAGGGGGCTGACGGACTACAGGCGCACGCAGATAGGTTTTATCTTCCAGTTCTTCAACCTCATCCCCACCCTCACTGCCCTGGAGAACGTGGAGTTCGCCCTGGACCTGGTCTCGCAGAACGAGAGGGGGAAGGCCAGGGAGGCGCTGGAGATGGTGGGCCTGGCGGCGCGGGCGGACCATTTTCCCAGCCAACTTTCGGGCGGCGAGCAACAGCGGGTGGCCATCGCCAGGGCCATCTGCAAGGACCCGCCCATACTCCTGTGTGACGAGCCCACCGGGGAGCTGGATTACGAGACGGGGAAGAACGTCCTCGGCGTGATGCAGCGCATCAACAGGGAAAAAGGCCAGACCATCATACTGGTCACCCACAACTCGGCCATCGCGGAGATGGCCCACCGCGTCGTGCGCCTGCACAGCGGCGAGATAGCCGAGATAGTCGAGGTGGAGAACCCCAGGGACGCCGGCGAGCTCGTCTGGTAG
- the rsmI gene encoding 16S rRNA (cytidine(1402)-2'-O)-methyltransferase, protein MTRRRGEVLKGRLFLVGTPIGNLEDVTLRALRVLREADVIAAEDTRRVRKLLSRYDIHTPTVSYHGHNEREKAAAVAEEVARGKKVALVSDAGMPGVSDPGFMAVGECVRRGLEVEVVPGASSLTAALALCGLPLARFRCEGFLPRRRTQRRSRLLPLLREGEAFVFYEAPHRILETLRDLAELAPERMLVVARELTKAHEEVLRGTAREVLRAFAGREPMGEFTIVVAPAERGTEEPLSALAAEVTRLRDEGLPTREAVRAVAQKHGVSQREVYRAWLDERAEREGCEAAPGNGDMA, encoded by the coding sequence ATGACCCGAAGGCGGGGAGAGGTATTGAAAGGCAGGCTTTTCCTGGTAGGGACTCCCATCGGAAACCTTGAGGACGTGACCCTGCGCGCCCTGCGCGTCCTGCGGGAAGCCGACGTCATCGCCGCCGAGGATACGCGTCGCGTCCGCAAGCTCCTCAGCCGTTACGACATCCATACCCCGACCGTCTCCTATCACGGCCACAACGAGCGCGAGAAGGCGGCGGCCGTCGCGGAGGAGGTGGCGCGCGGGAAGAAGGTGGCGCTGGTGAGCGACGCGGGGATGCCCGGCGTCTCGGACCCCGGTTTCATGGCGGTCGGGGAATGCGTCCGGAGAGGCCTGGAGGTGGAGGTGGTGCCCGGGGCGAGCTCGCTGACGGCCGCCCTGGCCCTCTGCGGTCTTCCCCTCGCGCGCTTCCGCTGCGAGGGGTTCCTTCCCCGCAGGCGCACGCAGCGCCGCTCGCGCCTGCTGCCGCTGCTGCGGGAGGGGGAGGCTTTCGTCTTTTACGAGGCCCCGCACCGCATCCTGGAGACGCTGCGCGACCTGGCCGAGCTGGCCCCGGAGCGCATGCTGGTGGTGGCCAGGGAACTGACCAAGGCACACGAGGAGGTGTTGCGGGGCACGGCGCGCGAGGTGCTGCGCGCCTTCGCGGGCCGTGAACCCATGGGAGAATTTACCATAGTGGTGGCCCCGGCGGAGCGCGGGACGGAAGAGCCCCTGTCCGCGCTGGCGGCGGAGGTGACACGCCTGCGCGACGAGGGGTTGCCCACGCGCGAGGCCGTGCGCGCGGTGGCGCAGAAGCACGGCGTCTCCCAGCGGGAGGTCTACCGCGCCTGGCTGGACGAGAGGGCGGAGCGCGAGGGATGCGAGGCTGCGCCCGGAAACGGGGACATGGCATGA
- a CDS encoding SDR family NAD(P)-dependent oxidoreductase, translating to MRILVTGGAGFIGSNLVDTLLEEGHTVTVVDNLSTGKFENLYRVKDAARENRFSFLHMDIRDGNVVAAFKGKELDAVIHLAAQPDVRVSVKDPVFDADVNVLGTINLLQLAAQNGVRRFINTSSGGCVYGEPDSLPVSEDAPRRPDSPYGVSKLVAEEYIRYYERTYGLACCTLALANVYGPRQNPFGEAGVVAIFIGKILAGEEPVIFGTGEQTRDFVYVEDVVDAYRAALSTGEGEFLNIGTGVETSVNELYRLLAEMLDFEGRPQYEPPRAGELEHIALRADRAGKVLGWKPRTSISEGLARTVDWYRQNLRR from the coding sequence ATGCGTATTCTGGTCACGGGAGGGGCCGGCTTCATCGGCTCCAACCTGGTGGATACCCTCCTGGAGGAGGGGCACACGGTGACTGTGGTTGACAACCTCAGCACAGGGAAGTTCGAGAACCTCTACCGGGTCAAGGACGCCGCCCGGGAAAACCGCTTCTCCTTCCTGCACATGGACATCAGGGACGGCAACGTCGTCGCCGCCTTCAAGGGGAAGGAGCTGGACGCGGTCATCCACCTCGCGGCCCAGCCCGACGTGAGGGTCTCGGTCAAGGACCCCGTCTTCGACGCCGACGTTAACGTGCTCGGGACCATCAACCTCCTGCAGCTGGCGGCGCAGAACGGGGTGCGCCGCTTCATCAACACGAGCTCGGGGGGATGCGTCTACGGGGAACCCGACAGCCTTCCCGTCTCCGAGGACGCCCCGCGGCGCCCCGATTCCCCCTACGGCGTGAGCAAGCTCGTGGCCGAAGAATACATCCGCTATTACGAGCGCACTTACGGCCTGGCCTGCTGCACCCTGGCCCTGGCCAATGTCTACGGCCCGCGCCAGAACCCCTTCGGCGAAGCGGGCGTGGTGGCCATCTTCATAGGGAAGATACTGGCCGGGGAGGAGCCGGTGATCTTCGGAACGGGCGAGCAGACAAGGGATTTCGTCTATGTCGAAGACGTCGTCGACGCCTACCGCGCGGCGCTTTCCACGGGGGAAGGGGAGTTCCTGAACATCGGCACCGGGGTGGAGACCTCGGTCAACGAGCTCTACCGCCTGCTGGCGGAGATGCTGGACTTCGAAGGGCGCCCGCAGTACGAACCGCCTCGCGCCGGCGAGCTCGAGCACATAGCCCTGCGCGCCGACAGGGCCGGGAAGGTCCTGGGGTGGAAGCCGCGCACGAGCATCTCCGAGGGGCTCGCGCGCACCGTGGACTGGTACAGGCAGAACTTGCGGAGGTAA
- the otsB gene encoding trehalose-phosphatase produces MDEKPGWIEDFREDTRRSGLFLDFDGTISDIAPSPGGARLHPMAAELLPRLAMSYPLCILSGRRAADVASLVGLPHIHYVGVHGMEWMEEEPRVDPEVLPHLPALEQAREELRASLSGLPGVTLEDKMLTVSLHYRENPALEADVLRLAESAALRFGLRTRRGRKTVELRPPVEIDKGTVLARLSRGWKLRRALYAGDDLTDVDAFRGLRRLMREGGFEGIAVAVLSPETPVELEAVADLTVEGPSGLLELLSRLL; encoded by the coding sequence ATGGACGAGAAACCAGGCTGGATCGAGGACTTCCGCGAGGACACCCGGCGCAGCGGCCTCTTCCTCGACTTCGACGGCACCATCAGCGACATAGCGCCCTCACCGGGCGGCGCCCGTCTGCATCCCATGGCCGCGGAGCTGCTCCCCCGCCTGGCCATGAGCTACCCCCTCTGCATACTCTCCGGACGGAGAGCCGCCGATGTCGCCTCACTGGTCGGGCTCCCCCACATCCATTACGTGGGCGTGCACGGCATGGAATGGATGGAGGAGGAGCCCCGCGTGGACCCCGAGGTCCTGCCCCATCTTCCCGCGCTGGAGCAGGCCCGCGAGGAGCTGCGCGCCTCCCTTTCCGGGCTGCCCGGCGTGACGCTGGAGGACAAGATGCTCACCGTTTCCCTCCATTACCGGGAAAACCCCGCCCTGGAGGCTGACGTGCTGCGCCTGGCGGAAAGCGCAGCGCTCAGGTTCGGCCTGCGGACGCGCCGCGGCCGCAAGACGGTGGAGCTGCGCCCGCCGGTGGAGATCGACAAGGGCACCGTGCTCGCCCGCCTCTCCCGGGGCTGGAAACTGCGCCGCGCCCTTTATGCCGGCGATGACCTGACCGACGTCGACGCCTTCCGGGGCCTGCGCCGGCTCATGCGCGAGGGAGGGTTCGAGGGGATCGCCGTGGCCGTGCTCTCCCCGGAGACCCCCGTGGAACTGGAGGCCGTCGCCGACCTCACCGTGGAGGGCCCCAGCGGCCTCCTGGAACTCCTCTCCCGCCTCCTGTGA
- a CDS encoding TatD family hydrolase yields MGLVDTHAHLDLLEEDVGVALRRAAEAGVSEVVAVGIDLESSRRAVEFAHAFPSVHAVVGIHPHDARHLDRATLRALASLAEDPRVVGIGETGLDFYRNLSPRADQERAFRSLLELARGLSLPVVVHDREAHAETLRILEEYAPFEGRLVMHCFSGDTAMARAVMDLGGYISVAGPVTFPNARRLQEVVRETPLERLLVETDCPFLSPHPHRGKPNAPDRVVLVARKVAELKGIPFEELALPNPFFPRP; encoded by the coding sequence ATGGGCCTGGTCGACACCCACGCGCACCTCGACCTCCTCGAGGAGGACGTGGGCGTCGCGCTGCGCAGGGCCGCCGAGGCGGGGGTCAGCGAGGTGGTGGCCGTCGGCATCGACCTGGAGTCCAGCCGCCGCGCCGTGGAGTTCGCGCACGCCTTCCCGTCCGTTCACGCGGTGGTGGGCATCCATCCCCACGACGCCAGGCATCTCGACCGTGCCACCCTGCGGGCCCTGGCCTCACTGGCGGAAGATCCCCGCGTGGTGGGCATCGGCGAAACGGGGCTCGACTTCTACCGCAACCTCTCCCCCCGTGCCGACCAGGAGAGGGCATTCCGCTCCCTGCTCGAACTGGCGCGGGGACTCTCCCTGCCCGTGGTGGTCCATGACCGTGAGGCCCACGCCGAAACCCTGCGCATCCTGGAGGAATACGCCCCCTTCGAGGGCCGCCTCGTCATGCACTGTTTCTCCGGCGACACGGCCATGGCACGCGCCGTCATGGACCTGGGAGGATATATCTCGGTGGCAGGCCCCGTCACCTTCCCCAACGCACGGCGCCTGCAGGAGGTGGTGAGGGAAACGCCGCTCGAGCGCCTGCTCGTGGAGACCGACTGCCCCTTTCTCTCGCCCCATCCCCACCGGGGAAAGCCCAACGCGCCGGACAGGGTCGTGCTCGTCGCGCGCAAGGTGGCGGAGCTCAAGGGCATCCCTTTCGAGGAGCTCGCCCTCCCCAACCCCTTCTTCCCGCGTCCCTGA
- a CDS encoding phosphotransferase: MAFTDIHSHILPGFDDGAADDGEFLQMAAIALRGGTARMVATPHCDLEESLPCLEDIPTAVEKYRGLLRSRDLGLDLVPGVEVRINAGLYRWARESGEMERLTLAGNGRYLLADLPLVDMPNAAADILFLVQLRGITPILAHPERNRFLASRPDRVRELAERGILIQVNSGSLLGLYGRAARRCSAALLSQGLARLVASDAHGPAARDPDLSPAYALLARSLGEDAARLLLEENPAAVVAGEETAAVAARPPRRLRVFAPLRRHGP, encoded by the coding sequence TTGGCCTTCACGGACATCCACTCCCATATCCTTCCAGGCTTCGACGACGGCGCCGCGGACGACGGGGAATTCCTGCAGATGGCCGCCATTGCCCTGCGGGGAGGGACGGCGCGCATGGTCGCCACGCCCCACTGCGACCTCGAGGAATCCCTGCCTTGCCTGGAAGATATTCCCACGGCGGTGGAGAAATACCGGGGGCTCCTGCGCTCGCGGGACCTGGGCCTCGACCTCGTGCCCGGGGTGGAGGTCAGGATCAACGCCGGTCTCTACCGCTGGGCCAGGGAGAGCGGGGAAATGGAGCGCCTGACCCTGGCCGGGAACGGACGTTACCTCCTCGCGGACCTCCCCCTCGTTGACATGCCCAACGCTGCGGCGGACATACTCTTCCTCGTGCAGTTGAGGGGCATCACACCCATACTCGCACACCCTGAGCGCAACCGCTTCCTGGCCTCCCGTCCCGATAGGGTGAGGGAGCTGGCGGAGCGGGGGATCCTCATCCAGGTCAACTCCGGCTCCCTGCTGGGGCTCTACGGGCGGGCAGCGAGGCGGTGCTCCGCAGCCCTGCTCTCGCAGGGACTGGCGAGGCTGGTCGCCTCCGACGCCCACGGCCCCGCCGCTAGGGACCCCGACCTCTCCCCGGCCTACGCCCTTCTCGCCCGCAGCCTCGGTGAGGATGCGGCCCGCCTCCTCCTCGAGGAGAACCCGGCCGCGGTGGTGGCGGGGGAGGAAACGGCCGCGGTGGCGGCGCGGCCACCGCGGCGCCTGCGCGTCTTTGCGCCCCTGCGCCGTCACGGGCCCTGA
- a CDS encoding AbrB/MazE/SpoVT family DNA-binding domain-containing protein, with amino-acid sequence MKDTGIVRKIDELGRIVIPMEMRRTLDIKERDPIEIYVEGERIVLSKYNPGCIFCGNPENNKRFKNTRVCQKCINELKRK; translated from the coding sequence ATGAAGGATACGGGAATCGTGAGGAAGATCGACGAACTCGGACGCATCGTCATACCCATGGAGATGCGCCGCACCTTGGACATCAAGGAGCGCGATCCCATCGAGATCTACGTGGAGGGGGAGCGCATCGTCCTCAGCAAGTACAATCCGGGATGCATTTTCTGCGGCAACCCGGAGAACAACAAACGTTTCAAGAATACCCGCGTCTGCCAGAAGTGCATCAACGAGCTCAAGCGCAAGTAG
- the rsmA gene encoding ribosomal RNA small subunit methyltransferase A, translated as MGELARPSVVAEILERHGLHPSRSLGQHFLVDGNMLRLLLDAAELSPRDTVLEIGPGLGTLTEELCARAGRVVAVEMDRRFAAILPEVLGAPRNLLLVEGDALRLDLAHLFPSGERVKVVSNLPYNVATPLIIRLLLELPQAEVLVVTVQRELADRYLAGPRGDAYGGVAVKVQTFCDMRRVCHLPPTVFFPPPRVDSCALRMERKASDLAPGETAPFFRFVDACFSFRRKMLVNALAGGREPYRPRSRVEEALRRLGLSPACRAEELSRDELLLLFRALEGEG; from the coding sequence ATGGGAGAACTTGCCAGGCCCAGCGTTGTGGCCGAGATCCTGGAGAGACACGGCCTGCATCCCTCGCGTTCCCTCGGGCAGCACTTCCTGGTGGACGGCAACATGCTGCGGCTCCTCCTGGACGCCGCGGAACTCTCGCCGCGGGACACCGTCCTGGAGATCGGCCCCGGGTTGGGAACGCTCACCGAGGAGCTCTGCGCGCGGGCGGGACGGGTGGTGGCGGTGGAGATGGACCGTCGTTTCGCGGCCATCCTGCCCGAGGTGCTGGGAGCACCCCGCAACCTGCTGCTGGTCGAGGGCGATGCGTTGCGCCTGGACCTGGCCCACCTCTTCCCTTCCGGCGAGCGGGTCAAGGTGGTGTCCAACCTTCCTTACAACGTGGCCACCCCGCTCATCATCCGCCTCCTGCTCGAGCTCCCGCAGGCCGAGGTCCTGGTGGTCACGGTGCAGAGGGAACTCGCCGACCGTTACCTCGCGGGACCCCGCGGGGACGCCTACGGCGGCGTTGCGGTAAAGGTGCAGACCTTCTGCGACATGCGCCGCGTCTGCCACCTGCCGCCGACCGTCTTTTTCCCGCCACCCCGCGTGGACTCATGCGCGCTGCGCATGGAGAGGAAGGCGAGCGACCTGGCGCCCGGGGAAACGGCGCCGTTCTTCCGCTTCGTGGACGCCTGCTTCTCCTTCAGGCGGAAAATGCTGGTAAACGCGCTCGCGGGCGGCAGGGAGCCCTACCGTCCCCGCTCCCGGGTCGAGGAGGCCCTGCGACGCCTCGGCCTCTCCCCCGCCTGCCGCGCCGAGGAGCTCTCCCGCGACGAGCTCCTGCTGCTCTTCCGCGCCCTCGAGGGGGAGGGGTGA
- a CDS encoding L,D-transpeptidase, giving the protein MEKSGGRTWPRAAAPRHSIEGTWRRQGLFRMGAALLLASCLLATVFTVPSAAVSVRKSMVVSLAEQKLYCMENGRVVYVFPVSTGTGATPTPTGDFRILYHDYAHPVPKYPGTVCYYWMGFFEDYALHAWPTYNGVQGNYAGLGSPASHGCIRLHPDQAHIPYYWAPNGTPISIIPGRFQPPPQPIRGGHAAAAVREASEEWYFAEGYTGEGFDEYLVVLNPWDDHAVTCFDFMLPDGGVRPFTFTAAPHSRMTVHVDALPGLGNTDVSVRITSTRPVVAERAVYFEYHGKTGGHATAGLTQLRDRWYFAEGYTGEGFDEYLVVLNPGDDHAVTCFDFMLPDGGVRPFTFTAAPHSRMTVHVDALPGLGNTDVSVRITSTRPVVAERAVYFGYRECPGGHAELGRRELSRVHLLAEGYTSPFFDTWITIMNPGDADTGASVTFMKNDGGLVPLSLFVPAHSRATLKANEVPGLENQEFSLRVEMGEPCLVERVVYFNYPR; this is encoded by the coding sequence ATGGAGAAGTCGGGAGGAAGAACGTGGCCGCGCGCGGCGGCGCCGCGGCATTCCATAGAGGGGACGTGGAGGCGGCAGGGGCTTTTCCGCATGGGGGCCGCGCTCCTCCTCGCCTCCTGTTTGCTGGCCACCGTCTTTACCGTGCCCTCCGCCGCGGTCAGCGTGCGCAAATCGATGGTGGTCTCGCTGGCGGAGCAGAAGCTGTACTGCATGGAGAACGGGCGCGTGGTCTACGTCTTCCCCGTCTCCACGGGAACGGGCGCGACCCCAACGCCCACCGGGGACTTCCGCATTCTCTACCACGACTACGCGCACCCCGTCCCCAAGTATCCCGGCACCGTGTGTTATTACTGGATGGGTTTCTTCGAGGATTACGCCCTGCATGCCTGGCCCACGTACAACGGCGTGCAGGGGAACTACGCGGGCCTGGGAAGCCCCGCCTCGCACGGCTGCATAAGGTTGCATCCCGATCAGGCGCATATCCCCTACTACTGGGCCCCTAACGGCACCCCCATCTCCATCATCCCCGGCCGTTTCCAGCCACCCCCGCAGCCCATACGCGGGGGGCATGCGGCGGCGGCCGTGCGGGAGGCCTCCGAAGAGTGGTACTTCGCCGAGGGGTACACGGGGGAGGGCTTCGACGAGTACCTGGTGGTGCTCAACCCCTGGGACGATCACGCCGTCACCTGCTTCGACTTCATGCTGCCCGACGGCGGCGTGCGCCCCTTCACCTTCACCGCCGCCCCCCACAGCCGCATGACGGTGCACGTGGACGCCCTGCCGGGGCTGGGGAACACCGACGTGTCGGTGCGCATAACCTCCACCCGGCCGGTGGTGGCGGAGAGGGCCGTTTACTTCGAATACCACGGGAAGACGGGAGGGCACGCGACGGCGGGGCTGACGCAGCTCCGCGACCGCTGGTACTTCGCCGAGGGGTACACGGGGGAGGGCTTCGACGAGTACCTGGTGGTGCTCAACCCCGGGGACGATCACGCCGTCACCTGCTTCGACTTCATGCTGCCCGACGGCGGCGTGCGCCCCTTCACCTTCACCGCCGCCCCCCACAGCCGCATGACGGTGCACGTGGACGCCCTGCCGGGGCTGGGGAACACCGACGTGTCGGTGCGCATAACCTCCACCCGGCCGGTGGTGGCGGAGAGGGCCGTTTACTTCGGTTACCGCGAGTGCCCCGGCGGCCACGCGGAACTGGGCCGCAGGGAGCTTTCCAGGGTGCACCTCCTGGCGGAGGGATACACCTCTCCCTTCTTCGACACCTGGATAACCATCATGAACCCGGGGGACGCCGACACCGGCGCGTCCGTCACCTTCATGAAGAACGACGGCGGCCTGGTCCCCCTTTCCCTGTTTGTCCCCGCGCACAGCCGCGCCACCCTCAAGGCGAACGAGGTCCCGGGGCTGGAGAACCAGGAGTTCTCGCTGCGGGTGGAGATGGGTGAGCCCTGTCTCGTGGAGCGCGTGGTGTACTTCAACTATCCGCGTTGA
- the metG gene encoding methionine--tRNA ligase produces the protein MDKSYYVTTPIYYVNDMPHIGTAYTTVAADALARYHRLKGEEVFFLTGTDEHGQHVARAAERNGVSPQEWADRMVTHFTEVWKRLNISNDFFIRTTDPKHMEVARNFIQLLYDKGDIYLDTYEGWYCVPDESFWLPSQLVDGKCPQCGREVEMVQEENYFFRLSAYAERLLEHISSHPEFIQPDMRRNEVVSFIRQGLADQSISRKTISWGIPLPFDESQVMYVWFDALINYISAIDYSLDEARFRSIWPADVHLIGKEILRFHAIVWPAMLMAADLPLPRQVFAHGWLTVEGEKMSKSKGNVISPHELVDEYGVDAYRYYFLREFSFGYDGNFSRENMTGRYNADLANSLGNMVSRVLAMVERYRGGEVPAPAGVEEVADAALRESAAMAVAELDRCMERFAFNEALQAVWNYLAAVNRYVDETAAWDLAKDPDRSDRLDTVLYNQVEAVRITALLVLPFMPATGEGIWQRLGYRRPVHEHHLPAAAAWGLFPPGQRVGKGGPLFPRKA, from the coding sequence ATGGACAAATCATACTACGTGACCACGCCGATCTATTACGTCAACGACATGCCGCACATAGGCACCGCCTACACCACGGTGGCCGCGGACGCCCTCGCCCGCTACCACCGCCTCAAGGGCGAGGAAGTGTTCTTTCTCACCGGCACCGACGAGCACGGCCAGCACGTCGCCCGCGCCGCCGAGCGCAACGGCGTTTCCCCCCAGGAATGGGCGGACCGCATGGTGACGCACTTCACCGAGGTCTGGAAGCGCCTCAACATAAGCAACGACTTCTTCATCCGCACCACCGACCCCAAGCACATGGAGGTGGCGCGCAACTTCATACAGCTCCTCTACGACAAGGGGGACATCTACCTGGACACCTACGAGGGATGGTACTGCGTTCCCGACGAGTCCTTCTGGCTCCCCTCCCAACTGGTGGATGGAAAATGTCCCCAGTGCGGCCGGGAGGTGGAGATGGTGCAGGAGGAGAACTACTTCTTCCGGCTTTCCGCCTACGCCGAGCGCCTGCTGGAACATATCTCCTCCCACCCCGAATTCATACAGCCGGACATGCGCCGCAACGAGGTGGTCAGCTTCATCAGGCAAGGCCTCGCGGACCAGAGTATCAGCCGCAAGACCATCTCCTGGGGCATCCCCCTGCCCTTCGACGAGAGCCAGGTCATGTACGTGTGGTTCGACGCGCTCATCAATTACATAAGCGCCATCGACTACAGCCTGGACGAGGCCCGTTTCCGCAGCATCTGGCCCGCCGACGTGCACCTCATCGGCAAGGAGATCCTGCGTTTCCACGCCATCGTGTGGCCGGCCATGCTCATGGCCGCGGACCTGCCCCTTCCCCGCCAGGTCTTCGCCCACGGCTGGCTCACGGTGGAGGGCGAGAAGATGTCCAAGTCCAAGGGGAACGTCATCAGCCCCCACGAGCTGGTCGACGAGTACGGGGTGGACGCCTACCGCTATTACTTCCTGCGCGAGTTCTCCTTCGGTTACGACGGCAACTTCTCGCGCGAGAACATGACGGGGCGCTACAACGCGGACCTCGCCAATTCCCTGGGGAACATGGTCAGCCGCGTGCTGGCCATGGTGGAGCGCTATCGCGGCGGCGAGGTGCCCGCTCCCGCGGGCGTCGAGGAGGTCGCGGACGCAGCGCTGCGCGAGAGCGCGGCCATGGCCGTCGCGGAGCTGGACCGCTGCATGGAGCGTTTCGCCTTCAACGAGGCGCTGCAGGCGGTGTGGAACTACCTGGCGGCGGTCAACCGCTACGTGGACGAGACGGCGGCCTGGGACCTGGCCAAGGACCCCGACCGCTCCGACCGCCTGGACACGGTGCTCTACAACCAGGTGGAGGCGGTGCGCATCACCGCCCTGCTGGTGCTCCCCTTCATGCCGGCCACCGGGGAGGGCATCTGGCAGAGGTTGGGTTACCGGCGCCCCGTGCACGAACACCACCTGCCCGCGGCGGCCGCGTGGGGCCTCTTCCCTCCCGGCCAGAGGGTCGGAAAGGGCGGCCCGCTCTTTCCCCGCAAGGCATGA
- a CDS encoding zinc ribbon domain-containing protein, with protein sequence MICPECGSYQPERAKFCGICGTPLSQESLVESFLSESPEPDIALPRRRSLWFYLAVFLLVLASLAVLAGAGYFVYRMAWGGKGEGESREESRESALEYRDDRVGYSLAYPDNWTLSEQPPANGALASVRISLSSRKLLDIQVSYLDPVVSIGGLEAIKEYLEGIAEERIRALGGTVTGAPPDTGEEGVPGGTPPAGEAGEDPEIFTYTRIGNMPAFYVECDGNVMGEETTFILCFVVADDCYFQCEGRAPRDEYRGVRPQFWSIFASLRREAAGEEVPASSPQARKGVAGRTS encoded by the coding sequence TTGATCTGCCCCGAGTGCGGCAGCTACCAGCCGGAGCGTGCGAAGTTCTGCGGCATCTGCGGCACGCCGCTCTCGCAGGAGAGCCTGGTTGAGAGCTTCCTGAGCGAATCGCCCGAGCCGGACATCGCCCTTCCCCGTCGCCGCAGCCTCTGGTTCTACCTCGCGGTGTTCCTCCTGGTCCTGGCCTCCCTCGCCGTGCTCGCGGGCGCCGGCTATTTCGTCTACCGCATGGCCTGGGGAGGCAAGGGAGAGGGGGAGAGCCGGGAGGAGAGCCGGGAGAGCGCGCTCGAGTACCGCGACGACAGGGTAGGTTACAGCCTTGCCTATCCCGACAACTGGACCCTGAGCGAGCAACCTCCCGCAAACGGGGCGCTCGCCTCCGTGCGCATCTCCCTAAGCTCGCGCAAGCTCCTCGACATCCAGGTGAGCTACCTCGATCCCGTGGTCTCCATAGGGGGACTGGAAGCTATAAAGGAGTACCTGGAAGGCATCGCGGAGGAGCGCATACGCGCCCTGGGGGGAACGGTGACCGGCGCACCACCCGACACGGGCGAAGAGGGCGTCCCGGGAGGGACGCCTCCCGCCGGGGAAGCCGGTGAGGACCCGGAGATCTTCACCTATACCAGGATCGGGAACATGCCAGCTTTCTACGTGGAATGCGACGGCAACGTCATGGGGGAGGAGACCACCTTCATCCTCTGCTTCGTCGTTGCCGACGATTGTTATTTCCAGTGCGAGGGGCGCGCGCCCAGGGATGAATACAGGGGCGTGCGGCCGCAGTTCTGGTCCATTTTCGCTTCCCTCCGCCGCGAAGCGGCGGGGGAGGAGGTCCCTGCGTCCTCCCCCCAGGCGCGGAAGGGCGTGGCGGGCAGGACATCATGA